The following coding sequences are from one Lolium rigidum isolate FL_2022 chromosome 6, APGP_CSIRO_Lrig_0.1, whole genome shotgun sequence window:
- the LOC124660126 gene encoding protein NEN4-like, which produces MTTTMKKEMVFFDVETAAAPSASDTDRRWHMLEFGAILVCPRRLVELSSYSTFIQPDDLSAVSGRFASSPSHAAAFAEAPSFDDVADDIFELLDGRVWAGHNIRRFDCHRVRDSFAAAGRPAPEPAGVVDSLAVLGRVFGRRAGDLKMATLATYFGIGKQTHRSLDDARMNLEVLKHCATVLLLESSLPGVLGGEDAGDGAVTRRRAATAASSTVTAVTTRPASAAVQKVNGRSCKRDSTGKVVKATTTATPSAAPRARRPVTTTPFSMILRHSRAIVR; this is translated from the exons ATgacgacgacaatgaagaaggagATGGTGTTCTTTGAcgtggagacggcggcggcgccgtcggcgTCGGACACGGACCGCCGGTGGCACATGCTGGAGTTCGGCGCCATCCTGGTCTGCCCGCGCCGCCTGGTCGAGCTCTCCAGCTACTCCACCTTCATCCAGCCCGACGACCTCTCGGCCGTCTCGGGCCGCTTCGCCTCCTCGCCGtcccacgccgccgccttcgccgaggCCCCCTCcttcgacgacgtcgccgacgacatcttcgagctcCTCGACGGCCGCGTCTGGGCGGGCCACAACATCCGCCGCTTCGActgccaccgcgtgcgcgactCCTTCGCCGCCGCGGGACGCCCAGCGCCCGAGCCGGCGGGCGTCGTCGACTCCCTCGCCGTGCTGGGCCGGGTGTTCGGGCGCCGCGCGGGGGACCTCAAGATGGCCACCCTGGCGACGTACTTCGGGATCGGGAAGCAGACGCACCGGAGCCTGGACGACGCGCGCATGAACCTCGAGGTGCTCAAGCACTGCGCCACCGTGCTGCTGCTGGAGTCCAGCCTCCCCGGCGTGCTTGGCGGCGAGGACGCCGGCGACGGCGCGGTCACCAGGAGGAGGGCCGCCA CGGCCGCGTCTTCGACGGTGACGGCGGTGACAACTCGGCCTGCTTCCGCCGCGGTTCAGAAGGTGAACGGGAGGTCGTGCAAGAGGGACAGTACGGGGAAGGTGGTGAAGGCCACAACAACGGCGACGCCTAGCGCCGCTCCAAGAGCCCGGCGGCCGGTGACCACGACGCCGTTCAGCATGATCCTCAGGCACTCGAGGGCCATCGTCAGATGA
- the LOC124664198 gene encoding alanine--tRNA ligase, whose protein sequence is MAAAAAPLRAASPTRLAYFDDMWALRSPATVLSLHQEEGGRTAVVLDATIFHPQGGGQPADTGVISGAAWRFLVEDVRVKDGVVFHYGRFEDAGGDGCRPELDKGQSVTLEIDAGRRSLNSRLHSAGHLLDSCMTNLGLQLEPGKGYHFPDGPSVEYKGVIPPDQLQDKKAQLEKQANELISKGAKVLVSVFPYEEAAKLCGGALPGYISQDSTPRIVKFGEYPGCPCGGTHVADVADIGNLKVTSIRVKKGVTKVSYSISP, encoded by the exons atggcggcggcggcggctccgttGAGGGCCGCTAGCCCCACCAGGCTGGCCTACTTCGACGACATGTGGGCGCTCAGGTCCCCCGCGACCGTCCTCTCACTCCACCAG gaggagggcggccggacGGCGGTGGTGCTAGACGCCACCATCTTCCACCCGCAGGGCGGCGGCCAGCCGGCCGACACCGGGGTCATCTCCGGCGCCGCCTGGAGGTTCCTCGTCGAGGATGTGCGCGTCAAGGACGGGGTG GTTTTCCACTACGGGCGATTCGAGGATGCTGGTGGAGACGGGTGCAGACCAGAGCTCGACAAAGGGCAGAGCGTTACCTTAGAAATCGACGCCGGTCGGCGTAGTCTGAACTCAAG GCTTCACTCTGCAGGGCATTTGCTGGACAGTTGCATGACCAATCTTGGCCTTCAGTTGGAACCTGGGAAAGGATACCATTTCCCTGATGG ACCTTCTGTTGAGTATAAAGGAGTTATTCCACCAGATCAATTGCAGGATAAGAAAGCTCAGTTAGAGAAACAGGCAAATGAACTGATTTCGAAAGGAGCCAAG GTTTTAGTCTCTGTTTTTCCTTATGAGGAGGCAGCTAAACTATGTGGAGGTGCTCTGCCTGGCTACATTTCACAA GATAGCACTCCCCGCATTGTGAAATTTGGTGAGTATCCTGGTTGTCCTTGTGGAGGCACTCATGTAGCCGATGTTGCAGACATTGGGAACCTAAAG GTCACAAGTATCCGAGTCAAGAAAGGCGTGACTAAAGTCTCCTACAGCATCAGCCCATAA